A window of the Cicer arietinum cultivar CDC Frontier isolate Library 1 chromosome 6, Cicar.CDCFrontier_v2.0, whole genome shotgun sequence genome harbors these coding sequences:
- the LOC101509321 gene encoding uncharacterized protein — translation MEIKTSQPVVAKKLWNMIRVLLFMIRKGIAKSKTMLDLNLILKRGKGLINTIMFNHQLYYSSFTCRSHNTVNSFISPCEYEFSCSNTPANPLHHHSSRRFSKSRQRYMNNNIAVQKMILNNENVANSPLVTLPGFGKSPVGRQLRVTDSPFPLKDEEGDSHQVDMAAQEFINNFYKHLNMQNRAIGSFESPYNYLWDR, via the coding sequence ATGGAAATTAAGACAAGCCAACCAGTGGTAGCAAAGAAGTTATGGAACATGATACGTGTATTATTATTCATGATAAGAAAAGGCATAGCCAAGAGCAAAACAATGTTAGACCTCAATTTGATTCTCAAACGTGGTAAAGGCTTAATCAACACCATCATGTTCAACCACCAACTATATTATTCCTCCTTCACATGTCGCTCCCACAACACCGTTAACTCCTTCATATCTCCCTGTGAATACGAATTCAGCTGCAGCAACACCCCTGCCAACCCTCTCCACCACCACTCTAGCCGCCGCTTCTCCAAGTCGCGCCAAAGATacatgaataataatattgctGTTCAGAAGATGATTTTGAACAATGAAAATGTGGCTAATTCCCCTTTGGTTACATTGCCTGGTTTTGGGAAGAGCCCTGTTGGGAGACAACTGAGGGTTACTGATTCGCCTTTCCCGCTTAAAGACGAAGAAGGGGATAGTCATCAAGTGGACATGGCAGCTCAAGAATTCATTAACAACTTCTATAAACACCTCAACATGCAAAATAGAGCAATAGGTTCTTTTGAGTCGCCATACAATTACTTATGGGACAGATGA